The window ACGGTCCTCGTACCGGAAGCCCTGGGGCCGCTCGTCCTCGGCCTGACCTTCATGCTGGTCGCCCTGATCGACTTCTCGGCGGTGGCCGGGACCGTCGGCGGGGGCGGGGTGGGCAATCTGGCGATGACGTACGGCTACCTGCGCTTCGACACCTCGGTGATGGTCGTGACGGTGCTCGTGCTGATCGTGCTGGTCCAGTCGGCGCAGTTGCTCGGCAACCTGCTGTCGCGCAGGGTGCTGCGGCGCTGACGCGGTCCCGCCGGAATGCTCCCGGGCGGGGGCGTGCGCCTCGTAACCGCGCTCCCCCGCCGTCTCGACCCGGAGCGTCGGGTCCCTGATCCGGCGACCGACGGCGCACCGGGGCGGCGACACGCACACCCCCGTCGTCGCGGCCCGCGAGTGGCACCCGGCCTGTGACGTGATCGTACGCAAGGATGATCGTCGGGGCCCGCGAGGCCATGGCGGGACGCATCAGGTCTCATGACCAGGCCCGGTGACGGGCCGTACGAGGGAACGGTGACATCGGCATGACCCGCGACCAGCAGCTCGCCGAGGCCTTCGTCGGCCTGGGCGACACCCTCGCCGACGACGTCGACCCGCTGACCCTGCTGGACCGGCTCGTCCGGAACTGCGTGGCGCTGACCCCGGTCGACGCCGCGGCCGTGATACTCGCCAACGTACGCGGCCGGTTGCGCGTGGCGGCCGTCACCGACGACGGAGTCGAGGCGACCGAGCTCTTCCACCTCCACCCGGCGCAGGGTCCCTGCGCCGACAGCTTCCGTCTGGGAGCGGCCGTCCACGCGCCCGATCTCGACGTCGACGCCGAGACCTGGCCGGAGGTGACACCGCTGGCCCGGAGGGCCGGGTATCGGGGAGCCCACGGACTGCCGTTGCGCGTGCGGGGCCAGAAGGTCGGCGCGTTGCACCTGTTGACGCGCGACCCCACTGCGCTGACCGAGTCGGACGTCGCGCTGCTCCAGGCCATGGCCGACGTCACGCTCCACGCGGTGGCCATCTGGCGGGCGAATCCGCCGCGCCCGGCCGACGTGGTCACCAACACGCAAGCCGCCCTCGCCACGAAGGCCGCCGTCGACACCGCGGCCGTGATGCTCGCCGCCGCCGGTTCCCTCGCCCCGCACGAGGCGCGCCAGGCGCTGCACACCTACAGCGCCCGTCGGGGCCAACGCGCCGGCCGGGTGGCGCACGAGTTGATCCTGCGCGATCTGGACCCGCACTCCGTCGTCGCCGACACCTGAGCGGGCACCGGACACGGTCACTGTCCCGGGCGCGATACCGCGGAGAACGGGGTTCGTCGCGGTACCGCGCCCGGCCGGGGTCAGCGGCGCTCGGGCAGGTCCGCCTCGGCCGGGGTCATCGCGAGACCGCGCGCCTTGGCGGCCGGCGCGGCGGCCGGCTTTCCGCAGAACGCGGCTTCGAGCGTGCCGCCCAGCGCGGTGTTGGCGGCGCCCCTGTTCGAGGTGTTCGCCATCGCGGAGAGGCTGCGGCTGCCGTCCCGGGTGGTGAAGGCGTAGGTGTAGAAGCCCTGCACGGTGCCGGTGTGGCCGTACACGGAGGTCCCGCACGTGAGGTCGTAGCGGCGCAGGCCCAGCCCGTAGAAACGGGTGTTGGTGGTGTCGGTCGGCGT of the Streptomyces sp. NBC_01426 genome contains:
- a CDS encoding GAF domain-containing protein, giving the protein MTRDQQLAEAFVGLGDTLADDVDPLTLLDRLVRNCVALTPVDAAAVILANVRGRLRVAAVTDDGVEATELFHLHPAQGPCADSFRLGAAVHAPDLDVDAETWPEVTPLARRAGYRGAHGLPLRVRGQKVGALHLLTRDPTALTESDVALLQAMADVTLHAVAIWRANPPRPADVVTNTQAALATKAAVDTAAVMLAAAGSLAPHEARQALHTYSARRGQRAGRVAHELILRDLDPHSVVADT